One window of the Anaeromyxobacter dehalogenans 2CP-C genome contains the following:
- a CDS encoding DEAD/DEAH box helicase: MEEVHGEAPSAAPSDYVSEASFDDMGLSEPVRRAVAEHGYTKPTPVQSATFRPIRDGKDVIVRSKTGTGKTAAFTIPILERIPDGRRKPSALVMCPTRELAIQVAEEVTALAKHRDLGVVTIYGGASMGDQLDKLKAGAEIVVGTPGRIYDHIRRKTLRLEEVMVCCLDEADEMLNMGFFEEVTRILDHLPADVQQLLFSATVPADIEQIIHDYLTDPETILLSGDEYKVENINNVMYPTVDAYPKPRNLLYMIGMEEPEAAIIFCNTRSDTSLVTAVLNRNGYDAELLNGDLPQKERERVMAKVKRGEVRFMVATDIAARGIDISDLSHVINYSLPEDPAVFLHRVGRTGRIGKKGTSLSLVSGGDLHTLTALQKKYEIVFEKKALPTPEEARKIWTDRHVAVLKDAMSSSIFEAYIPLAQELRNRPDGEYLISFALKYFFTHQRMEKAQDREKAEHKRTEHERRVQPEVREAAEGRREGGEGRHDVGRERSRDRDRGRDRERGERGRRGGRDREAKAGVRGESLPAANGEVTPAVEVAAEAGSSSAPPRARVFVTLGEQDGADEARVREALRALAPELEPVAVEVRRSHSYVDVPPAALEAAVAALDGKEWNGKKLAAEKARRRRR; encoded by the coding sequence ATGGAAGAAGTCCACGGCGAGGCGCCCTCGGCGGCGCCCTCTGACTACGTCTCCGAGGCGTCGTTCGACGACATGGGGCTCTCGGAGCCGGTGCGGCGCGCGGTCGCGGAGCACGGGTACACCAAGCCGACCCCGGTCCAGTCCGCGACGTTCCGGCCCATCCGCGACGGCAAGGACGTCATCGTCCGGTCCAAGACCGGCACCGGCAAGACCGCCGCGTTCACCATCCCCATCCTCGAGCGCATCCCCGACGGCCGCCGCAAGCCCTCGGCGCTCGTCATGTGCCCGACCCGCGAGCTCGCCATCCAGGTGGCCGAGGAGGTCACCGCGCTGGCGAAGCACCGCGACCTCGGCGTGGTGACGATCTACGGCGGCGCCTCGATGGGCGACCAGCTCGACAAGCTGAAGGCCGGCGCGGAGATCGTGGTCGGCACCCCCGGCCGCATCTACGACCACATCCGCCGCAAGACCCTCCGGCTCGAGGAGGTGATGGTCTGCTGCCTCGACGAGGCGGACGAGATGCTGAACATGGGGTTCTTCGAGGAGGTGACGCGCATCCTCGACCACCTCCCCGCGGACGTGCAGCAGCTGCTCTTCTCCGCCACCGTCCCGGCGGACATCGAGCAGATCATCCACGACTACCTCACCGACCCGGAGACGATCCTGCTCTCCGGCGACGAGTACAAGGTCGAGAACATCAACAACGTGATGTACCCGACCGTGGACGCGTACCCGAAGCCGCGCAACCTCCTCTACATGATCGGCATGGAGGAGCCCGAGGCGGCGATCATCTTCTGCAACACGCGCAGCGACACCTCGCTCGTCACCGCGGTGCTGAACCGCAACGGCTACGACGCCGAGCTGCTGAACGGCGACCTGCCGCAGAAGGAGCGCGAGCGGGTGATGGCCAAGGTGAAGCGGGGAGAGGTCCGCTTCATGGTCGCGACCGACATCGCGGCCCGCGGCATCGACATCTCCGACCTCTCGCACGTCATCAACTACTCGCTGCCCGAGGATCCGGCGGTGTTCCTGCACCGGGTGGGCCGCACGGGCCGCATCGGCAAGAAGGGCACCAGCCTCTCGCTCGTGTCCGGCGGCGACCTGCACACGCTGACCGCGCTGCAGAAGAAGTACGAGATCGTCTTCGAGAAGAAGGCGCTCCCCACGCCGGAGGAGGCGCGGAAGATCTGGACCGACCGCCACGTCGCCGTCCTGAAGGACGCGATGAGCTCGTCGATCTTCGAGGCCTACATCCCGCTCGCCCAGGAGCTGCGCAACCGGCCCGACGGCGAGTACCTGATCTCCTTCGCGCTCAAGTACTTCTTCACGCACCAGCGCATGGAGAAGGCGCAGGACCGCGAGAAGGCCGAGCACAAGCGCACCGAGCACGAGCGCCGCGTGCAGCCCGAGGTCCGCGAGGCGGCCGAGGGCCGGCGCGAGGGGGGCGAGGGCCGGCACGACGTCGGCCGGGAGCGCTCGCGCGACCGCGACCGCGGCCGGGATCGGGAGCGCGGTGAGCGCGGCCGCCGCGGCGGGCGCGATCGCGAGGCGAAGGCCGGCGTCCGGGGCGAGTCCCTGCCGGCAGCCAACGGCGAGGTCACCCCCGCCGTCGAGGTGGCCGCCGAGGCCGGATCGTCCTCGGCGCCGCCGCGGGCCCGCGTGTTCGTGACGCTCGGCGAGCAGGACGGCGCGGACGAGGCCAGGGTGCGCGAGGCGCTCCGGGCGCTCGCGCCGGAGCTCGAGCCGGTCGCCGTGGAGGTGCGCCGCTCGCACAGCTACGTAGACGTCCCGCCCGCCGCGCTGGAGGCCGCCGTGGCCGCCCTGGACGGCAAGGAGTGGAACGGCAAGAAGCTCGCCGCCGAGAAGGCCCGCCGCCGGCGGCGCTGA
- a CDS encoding PAS domain S-box protein: MPFATTPELLRELATLYRRIAELEAGAGMRAGSGAPADAARDVDHLGDGLHAAVAEFSDDVIGVLTPAADILYVSDGIERLLGYRAGELVGRNAWAFVEPEDVASMASARSTPLDDGVPIEVRARHADGSVRWLEFAARAWPRGAPRLIVARWRDAQRHREPAAAGSDEARRAAELRRSAAVSRISQLALGLPEVQDVLDAAAALAASALGLPAGAFLEVADGGLRVRAASGFPDGARGRGVPSVMTLAGLAHASGAPARAPDLARDGRLADALLASAGAGCALAVPVRGSGRAHGVLLVAGPAPRAFEREELSFLETVANVVATAVDARAAAEALRGRERLARAVFASARDGMIIVDGEGRCVDANPAAERLLGASLEALRGRRPAEVLQSALDLSGAAADHGVATVATPSGARALEWTLVPGMLPGLSLAVLRGRSG, from the coding sequence ATGCCCTTCGCCACCACCCCCGAGCTGCTGCGCGAGCTCGCCACGCTGTACCGCCGCATCGCGGAGCTCGAGGCCGGCGCCGGCATGCGCGCAGGCTCCGGCGCGCCGGCGGACGCCGCCCGCGACGTCGATCACCTCGGCGACGGCCTGCACGCCGCGGTGGCCGAGTTCTCCGACGACGTCATCGGCGTCCTCACCCCCGCCGCCGACATCCTCTACGTGAGCGACGGGATCGAGCGGCTCCTCGGCTACCGCGCCGGCGAGCTCGTCGGCCGCAACGCCTGGGCGTTCGTCGAGCCGGAGGACGTCGCCAGCATGGCGAGCGCGCGGTCCACGCCGCTCGACGACGGCGTGCCCATCGAGGTCCGCGCGCGCCACGCCGACGGCTCGGTCCGGTGGCTCGAGTTCGCGGCGCGGGCCTGGCCGCGGGGCGCGCCCCGCCTCATCGTGGCGCGCTGGCGCGACGCCCAGCGCCACCGCGAGCCCGCAGCGGCCGGCTCGGACGAGGCGAGGCGCGCGGCCGAGCTGCGCCGCAGCGCCGCGGTGTCGCGCATCTCCCAGCTCGCGCTCGGGCTCCCCGAGGTGCAGGACGTGCTCGACGCGGCCGCCGCGCTGGCGGCCTCGGCGCTGGGGCTGCCGGCGGGCGCGTTCCTGGAGGTGGCCGACGGCGGGCTGCGCGTGCGCGCGGCCTCGGGCTTCCCCGACGGCGCGCGCGGGCGTGGCGTGCCGAGCGTGATGACGCTGGCGGGGCTGGCGCACGCGAGCGGCGCGCCGGCGCGGGCGCCGGACCTGGCCCGGGACGGGCGGCTGGCGGACGCGCTCCTCGCCTCGGCGGGCGCGGGCTGCGCCCTGGCGGTGCCGGTGCGCGGGAGCGGGCGCGCCCACGGGGTCCTGCTGGTGGCCGGCCCGGCGCCCCGGGCGTTCGAGCGCGAGGAGCTGAGCTTCCTCGAGACGGTCGCGAACGTGGTGGCCACCGCGGTGGACGCCCGGGCCGCGGCCGAGGCGCTGCGCGGGCGCGAGCGGCTGGCGCGCGCGGTGTTCGCGAGCGCGCGGGACGGGATGATCATCGTGGACGGCGAGGGGCGCTGCGTGGACGCGAACCCGGCCGCGGAGCGGCTGCTGGGGGCGTCGCTCGAGGCGCTGCGCGGGCGCCGTCCGGCGGAGGTGCTCCAGAGCGCGCTCGACCTGTCCGGCGCGGCGGCGGACCACGGCGTCGCGACCGTGGCGACGCCGAGCGGCGCGCGCGCGCTGGAGTGGACGCTGGTGCCCGGGATGCTCCCCGGGCTCTCGCTGGCGGTGCTGCGCGGCCGGAGCGGCTAG
- a CDS encoding M23 family metallopeptidase produces MQVPRFDDAPGRRRLPVFLAGAGFLALLIVALAGATGGLRTVPGTPAAAAPEAAAMVPAPTTATLAPHKPTPAERFRAVTVRLARNQTLAQALVKLDVPMAQVNAVVASLKGLFPFHRARPGDQLRVERRDDDGELHRFSYRQGPADEWTVERKEDGSFEARKRPVELTTEVARVAVKVEGSLWASLERAGEDPELAVLASDVLAWDVDFYQDVRAGDAMTMVVEKVLADGKLLRYGEVLAAEYKGEAAGRKRLFRYTDPDGHTSYYDDNGNSARRGFLKSPLKLARVTSGFGMRNHPLLGYVRAHQGVDYGAPTGTPVWAVGDGQVREAGWKGGCGKAVVLKHRNGLESVYCHLSAVAVSAGKAVSQKQVIGYVGSTGLSTGPHLHFAVKRGGSFVNPLRLQIPRDAPIPAKWAADFAEKIAPTRARLAGEPVALN; encoded by the coding sequence ATGCAAGTACCTCGCTTCGACGACGCCCCCGGCCGCCGGCGGCTCCCCGTGTTCCTCGCCGGCGCCGGCTTCCTCGCCCTCCTGATCGTCGCGCTCGCCGGCGCCACCGGCGGCCTCCGCACCGTTCCCGGCACGCCCGCCGCCGCGGCGCCCGAGGCCGCGGCCATGGTGCCCGCGCCCACCACCGCCACGCTCGCGCCGCACAAGCCGACGCCGGCGGAGCGGTTCCGGGCGGTGACGGTCCGGCTCGCGCGCAACCAGACGCTGGCGCAGGCGCTCGTGAAGCTCGACGTCCCGATGGCGCAGGTGAACGCGGTGGTGGCCTCGCTGAAGGGCCTGTTCCCGTTCCACCGCGCCCGCCCCGGCGACCAGCTCCGGGTGGAGCGCCGCGACGACGACGGCGAGCTGCACCGGTTCAGCTACCGGCAGGGCCCGGCGGACGAGTGGACGGTGGAGCGCAAGGAGGACGGCTCCTTCGAGGCCCGCAAGCGCCCGGTCGAGCTGACCACCGAGGTGGCCCGCGTGGCGGTGAAGGTGGAGGGCTCGCTGTGGGCGTCGCTGGAGCGCGCCGGCGAGGATCCGGAGCTGGCGGTGCTCGCCTCGGACGTGCTGGCATGGGACGTGGACTTCTACCAGGACGTCCGCGCCGGCGACGCGATGACCATGGTGGTCGAGAAGGTGCTCGCCGACGGCAAGCTGCTCCGCTACGGCGAGGTGCTGGCGGCCGAGTACAAGGGCGAGGCGGCCGGGCGCAAGCGCCTGTTCCGCTACACCGATCCGGACGGCCACACCAGCTACTACGACGACAACGGCAACAGCGCGCGGCGCGGCTTCCTGAAGTCTCCGCTCAAGCTCGCGCGCGTCACCTCCGGCTTCGGGATGCGCAACCACCCGCTGCTCGGGTACGTCCGCGCCCACCAGGGCGTGGACTACGGCGCGCCCACCGGCACGCCGGTCTGGGCGGTCGGGGACGGCCAGGTCCGCGAGGCGGGCTGGAAGGGCGGCTGCGGCAAGGCGGTGGTGCTGAAGCACCGCAACGGCCTGGAGTCGGTCTACTGCCACCTCTCCGCCGTCGCGGTCTCGGCCGGCAAGGCGGTCTCGCAGAAGCAGGTGATCGGGTACGTCGGCTCCACCGGCCTCTCGACCGGCCCGCACCTGCACTTCGCGGTGAAGCGCGGCGGGTCCTTCGTGAACCCGCTCCGGCTGCAGATCCCGCGCGACGCGCCCATCCCGGCGAAGTGGGCCGCCGACTTCGCCGAGAAGATCGCGCCCACCCGGGCCCGCCTCGCCGGCGAGCCGGTGGCGCTCAACTAG
- a CDS encoding SpoVR family protein, whose translation MDKHTQLPSHLHDIRNRVEGYARAYGLDFFDTVFEVLGFDEINMVAAYGGFPNRYPHWRFGMDYERLSKGYEYGLSKIYEMVINNDPSYAYLLESNMDVDQKLVMAHVFGHVDFFKNNFMFRHTNRKMMDQMANHATRVRRYQDKLGVELVEDFIDRCLSIENLIDYQSPYVKRRPDRPDVEGEGAERQVAQGFKNEREYMREYINPREFMQEQQRKLDEEAARKKKFPERAERDVLLFLLEHAPLERWEHDVLSIIREEAYYFAPQGQTKIMNEGWATYWHSKIMTEKALDASEVIDYADHHSGTLATHPGQLNPYKLGVELWRDIEDRWNKGRFGKEYDECDSFVARKHWDKQLGVGREKIFEVRKHYNDVTFIDEFLSLEFCIQQRLFTFGYNEKHQRWEIMEREFRKVKEKLLHMLTNFGQPLIAVEDGNWENRGELYLVHKHDGVDLKLDYARDTLRHVQSLWRRPVNLHTKVEGRGTIFRFDGKEHSDRRADL comes from the coding sequence ATGGACAAGCACACCCAGCTCCCGTCGCACCTGCACGACATCCGCAACCGCGTGGAGGGCTACGCGCGCGCCTACGGGCTCGACTTCTTCGACACCGTCTTCGAGGTGCTCGGGTTCGACGAGATCAACATGGTGGCCGCGTACGGCGGCTTCCCGAACCGCTACCCGCACTGGCGCTTCGGGATGGACTACGAGCGGCTGTCGAAGGGGTACGAGTACGGGCTGTCGAAGATCTACGAGATGGTCATCAACAACGACCCCTCGTACGCGTACCTGCTCGAGTCCAACATGGACGTGGACCAGAAGCTGGTGATGGCCCACGTCTTCGGGCACGTGGACTTCTTCAAGAACAACTTCATGTTCCGACACACCAACCGGAAGATGATGGACCAGATGGCGAACCACGCCACCCGCGTGCGCCGCTACCAGGACAAGCTCGGCGTCGAGCTGGTCGAGGACTTCATCGACCGCTGCCTCTCCATCGAGAACCTGATCGACTACCAGTCACCGTACGTGAAGCGGCGGCCGGACCGGCCCGACGTCGAGGGCGAGGGCGCGGAGCGGCAGGTGGCCCAGGGGTTCAAGAACGAGCGCGAGTACATGCGCGAGTACATCAACCCGCGCGAGTTCATGCAGGAGCAGCAGCGGAAGCTGGACGAGGAGGCCGCGCGCAAGAAGAAGTTCCCGGAGCGGGCCGAGCGCGACGTGCTGCTGTTCCTGCTCGAGCACGCGCCGCTCGAGCGCTGGGAGCACGACGTGCTCTCGATCATCCGCGAGGAGGCCTACTACTTCGCGCCGCAGGGCCAGACCAAGATCATGAACGAGGGGTGGGCCACCTACTGGCACTCCAAGATCATGACCGAGAAGGCGCTCGACGCCTCCGAGGTCATCGACTACGCCGACCACCACTCCGGCACGCTCGCCACCCACCCCGGCCAGCTCAACCCGTACAAGCTGGGGGTGGAGCTGTGGCGCGACATCGAGGACCGCTGGAACAAGGGGCGCTTCGGGAAGGAGTACGACGAGTGCGACTCCTTCGTGGCGCGCAAGCACTGGGACAAGCAGCTCGGGGTGGGGCGCGAGAAGATCTTCGAGGTGCGCAAGCACTACAACGACGTCACCTTCATCGACGAGTTCCTGAGCCTGGAGTTCTGCATCCAGCAGCGGCTCTTCACCTTCGGCTACAACGAGAAGCACCAGCGGTGGGAGATCATGGAGCGCGAGTTCCGCAAGGTGAAGGAGAAGCTCCTCCACATGCTCACCAACTTCGGGCAGCCGCTCATCGCGGTCGAGGACGGCAACTGGGAGAACCGGGGCGAGCTCTACCTGGTCCACAAGCACGACGGGGTGGACCTGAAGCTCGACTACGCCCGCGACACCCTCCGCCACGTGCAGTCCCTGTGGCGCAGGCCGGTCAACCTCCACACGAAGGTGGAGGGCCGGGGCACCATCTTCCGGTTCGACGGCAAGGAGCACTCGGACCGGCGGGCCGACCTGTAG
- a CDS encoding DUF444 family protein: MSLKIKQDHARFRDIVRGRIKSNLKKYVQKGEMVGKKGKDFITIPIPTIDIPHFRFGERSQGGVGQGDGEPGDPLSPGDGQAGSGQAGQGEGQHILEVDVPLDELADILGEELALPRIEPRGKDRIIATRLKYTGVAPSGPESLRHFKRTYKQALRRQIASGSYNWRRPVIVPVREDRRYRTWKQVPLPETNAVVIYMMDVSGSMGDEQKEIVRIESFWIDTWLRKHYKGLESRYIIHDAVAREVDRDTFFHTRESGGTMISSAYKLALEMIETEYAPTSWNVYPFHFSDGDNWSADDTRLCVELLQKRILPAVNLFCYGQVESPYGSGQFIKDLKETVGPRENVALSEIADKDAIYASIKTFLGTGK; this comes from the coding sequence ATGTCCCTGAAGATCAAGCAGGACCACGCCCGCTTCCGCGACATCGTGCGCGGCCGGATCAAGAGCAACCTCAAGAAGTACGTCCAGAAGGGAGAGATGGTCGGGAAGAAGGGGAAGGACTTCATCACCATCCCGATCCCGACCATCGACATCCCGCACTTCCGCTTCGGCGAGCGCTCGCAGGGCGGCGTCGGCCAGGGCGACGGCGAGCCCGGCGACCCGCTCTCGCCCGGCGACGGGCAGGCCGGCAGCGGCCAGGCCGGCCAGGGCGAGGGGCAGCACATCCTCGAGGTGGACGTCCCGCTCGACGAGCTGGCCGACATCCTCGGCGAGGAGCTCGCCCTCCCCCGCATCGAGCCGCGCGGCAAGGACCGCATCATCGCGACCCGCCTCAAGTACACCGGCGTCGCGCCCAGCGGCCCGGAGTCGCTGCGCCACTTCAAGCGCACCTACAAGCAGGCGCTGCGGCGCCAGATCGCGAGCGGCTCGTACAACTGGCGCCGCCCGGTGATCGTCCCGGTGCGCGAGGACCGCCGCTACCGCACCTGGAAGCAGGTCCCGCTCCCGGAGACCAACGCGGTCGTCATCTACATGATGGACGTCTCCGGCTCGATGGGCGACGAGCAGAAGGAGATCGTCCGCATCGAGTCCTTCTGGATCGATACCTGGCTGCGGAAGCACTACAAGGGCCTGGAGAGCCGCTACATCATCCACGACGCGGTGGCGCGCGAGGTGGACCGCGACACGTTCTTCCACACGCGCGAGTCGGGCGGGACCATGATCTCGTCCGCCTACAAGCTCGCGCTCGAGATGATCGAGACCGAGTACGCGCCCACCTCCTGGAACGTCTACCCGTTCCACTTCTCCGACGGCGACAACTGGAGCGCCGACGACACCCGCCTGTGCGTGGAGCTGCTGCAGAAGCGGATCCTCCCGGCGGTGAACCTGTTCTGCTACGGGCAGGTGGAGAGCCCGTACGGCTCCGGCCAGTTCATCAAGGACCTGAAGGAGACCGTCGGGCCGCGCGAGAACGTGGCGCTCTCCGAGATCGCCGACAAGGACGCGATCTACGCCTCCATCAAGACGTTCCTCGGCACCGGGAAGTAG
- a CDS encoding PrkA family serine protein kinase: MREPREMTTSGWVNRIAALQDRQGYSEQHWEGSFEDYLGIVRQNPKVTRTAFQRVYDMILSHGKTEYIDNKKKLIRYNFFTDPDFGGKDAIYGLDIALMKLVNVFKSAAQGYGTEKRVILLHGPVGSSKSTIARLLKKGLEAYSKTPEGALYTFAWDIERTNLDGQKRREVMPCPMHEEPLHLVPHEWRGKVIAELAAPEGGYAIPDTGDLCPACRFVFKDLMTEYKGDWEKVMQHVRVRRLILSEKDRVGIGTFQPKDEKNQDSTELTGDINYRKIAEYGSDSDPRAFNFDGEFNIANRGIIEFVEILKLDVAFLYDLLGATQEHKIKPKKFPQTDIDEVIIGHTNEPEYKKLQSNEFMEALRDRTVKIDIPYISRLDEEVKIYERDYNSHKIRGKHIAPHTLEMAAMWGVLTRLEEPKKHNLTLVQKLKLYNGKSLPNFTEDNIKELRKEALREGMEGISPRYVQDKISNALVSDKGDGCVNPFMVLNELEAGLRQHSLISSEEQRKRFRELLTDVKREYEDVVKNEVQRAISADEDAITKLCANYIDNIKAYTQREKVRNKYTGQYEEPDERLMRSIEEKIDIAESRKDDFRREIMNYIGALAIEGKTFNYRTNERLHKALELKLFEDQKDSIKLKNLVASVVDRETQEKIDVVKQRLIKNYGYCEVCSTDVLNFVASIFARGDAKE, translated from the coding sequence ATGCGCGAGCCTCGGGAAATGACGACGTCGGGGTGGGTGAACCGGATCGCGGCCCTGCAGGACCGGCAGGGGTACTCGGAGCAGCACTGGGAGGGCTCGTTCGAGGACTATCTCGGGATCGTGCGGCAGAACCCGAAGGTCACCCGCACGGCCTTCCAGCGCGTCTACGACATGATCCTGTCGCACGGGAAGACCGAGTACATCGACAACAAGAAGAAGCTCATCCGGTACAACTTCTTCACCGACCCGGACTTCGGCGGGAAGGACGCGATCTACGGGCTCGACATCGCGCTCATGAAGCTCGTGAACGTGTTCAAGAGCGCGGCGCAGGGCTACGGCACCGAGAAGCGCGTCATCCTGCTGCACGGCCCGGTGGGCTCGTCCAAGTCCACCATCGCGCGCCTGCTCAAGAAGGGGCTGGAGGCGTACTCCAAGACCCCGGAGGGCGCGCTCTACACGTTCGCGTGGGACATCGAGCGCACCAACCTCGACGGGCAGAAGCGCCGCGAGGTGATGCCCTGCCCCATGCACGAGGAGCCGCTGCACCTCGTGCCGCACGAGTGGCGCGGCAAGGTGATCGCCGAGCTGGCCGCGCCCGAGGGCGGCTACGCCATCCCGGACACCGGCGACCTGTGCCCGGCCTGCCGCTTCGTCTTCAAGGACCTGATGACGGAGTACAAGGGCGACTGGGAGAAGGTGATGCAGCACGTGCGCGTGCGCCGGCTCATCCTCTCCGAGAAGGACCGCGTCGGCATCGGCACGTTCCAGCCCAAGGACGAGAAGAACCAGGACTCGACCGAGCTCACCGGCGACATCAACTACCGGAAGATCGCCGAGTACGGCTCCGACTCGGACCCGCGCGCGTTCAACTTCGACGGCGAGTTCAACATCGCGAACCGCGGCATCATCGAGTTCGTGGAGATCCTGAAGCTCGACGTGGCGTTCCTCTACGACCTGCTCGGCGCCACGCAGGAGCACAAGATCAAGCCGAAGAAGTTCCCGCAGACCGACATCGACGAGGTCATCATCGGGCACACCAACGAGCCCGAGTACAAGAAGCTCCAGTCGAACGAGTTCATGGAGGCGCTCCGGGATCGCACCGTCAAGATCGACATCCCGTACATCTCCCGCCTCGACGAGGAGGTGAAGATCTACGAGCGCGACTACAACAGCCACAAGATCCGCGGGAAGCACATCGCGCCGCACACGCTGGAGATGGCCGCGATGTGGGGCGTGCTCACCCGGCTCGAGGAGCCGAAGAAGCACAACCTCACGCTGGTCCAGAAGCTGAAGCTCTACAACGGCAAGTCGCTGCCGAACTTCACCGAGGACAACATCAAGGAGCTGCGCAAGGAGGCGCTGCGCGAGGGCATGGAGGGCATCAGCCCCCGCTACGTGCAGGACAAGATCTCGAACGCGCTGGTCTCGGACAAGGGCGACGGGTGCGTGAACCCGTTCATGGTCCTGAACGAGCTGGAGGCCGGGCTCCGGCAGCACTCGCTCATCTCCTCGGAGGAGCAGCGCAAGCGGTTCCGCGAGCTGCTCACCGACGTGAAGCGCGAGTACGAGGACGTGGTGAAGAACGAGGTCCAGCGCGCCATCAGCGCGGACGAGGACGCGATCACCAAGCTCTGCGCCAACTACATCGACAACATCAAGGCGTACACGCAGCGCGAGAAGGTCCGCAACAAGTACACCGGCCAGTACGAGGAGCCCGACGAGCGGCTGATGCGGTCGATCGAGGAGAAGATCGACATCGCGGAGAGCCGGAAGGACGACTTCCGCCGCGAGATCATGAACTACATCGGCGCGCTCGCCATCGAGGGGAAGACCTTCAACTACCGGACGAACGAGCGGCTGCACAAGGCGCTCGAGCTGAAGCTGTTCGAGGACCAGAAGGACTCGATCAAGCTGAAGAACCTGGTGGCCTCGGTGGTGGACCGGGAGACGCAGGAGAAGATCGACGTGGTGAAGCAGCGGCTCATCAAGAACTACGGCTACTGCGAGGTGTGCTCCACCGACGTCCTCAACTTCGTCGCGTCGATCTTCGCGCGCGGCGACGCGAAGGAGTAG
- the mltG gene encoding endolytic transglycosylase MltG has translation MRKLVTLLVLLALAAAAWAALAWRDLQSFAATAYGSPEEKTVVVPSGAPARAVIRSLAQSGVLSDETRAWRYFRWVKRDPRRLRAGEYAFSGPLTPDQVLDKVYQGQVKLYRFTVPEGLRMDEIAEIVGRSGLARAEDFAAVAHDPGTARALGLPYANLEGFLFPDTYTFARGVTARTIAEEMVERFKEEYARADAARRPGVTLSMGEAATLASIVEKETGQPAERARIACVFHNRLRLGMRLGTDPTVMYATLLRTGRWSKNISKADLLATHPYNTYTTAGLPPGPIANAGAAALQAALAPATCSDLYFVSRNDGTHVFCPTLACHNAAVRAWQVEFFRRAR, from the coding sequence ATGAGGAAGCTCGTCACCCTGCTCGTGCTCCTCGCGCTCGCGGCCGCCGCGTGGGCGGCGCTCGCCTGGCGCGACCTGCAGTCGTTCGCGGCGACGGCGTACGGCAGCCCCGAGGAGAAGACGGTGGTGGTGCCGAGCGGCGCCCCGGCGCGCGCGGTGATCCGGTCGCTGGCCCAGTCCGGCGTGCTCTCCGACGAGACGCGGGCCTGGCGGTATTTCCGGTGGGTGAAGCGCGATCCCCGCCGGCTCCGCGCGGGCGAGTACGCGTTCTCCGGCCCGCTCACGCCGGACCAGGTGCTGGACAAGGTCTACCAGGGCCAGGTGAAGCTCTACCGCTTCACGGTGCCCGAGGGGCTGCGCATGGACGAGATCGCGGAGATCGTCGGGCGCAGCGGCCTCGCGCGCGCCGAGGACTTTGCCGCGGTGGCGCACGATCCCGGCACCGCCCGCGCGCTCGGGCTCCCCTACGCGAACCTGGAGGGGTTCCTCTTCCCCGACACGTACACGTTCGCGCGCGGCGTCACCGCGCGCACCATCGCCGAGGAGATGGTGGAGCGGTTCAAGGAGGAGTACGCGCGCGCCGACGCCGCCCGGAGACCGGGCGTGACGCTGTCGATGGGCGAGGCCGCGACGCTCGCCTCGATCGTCGAGAAGGAGACCGGGCAGCCGGCGGAGCGCGCCCGCATCGCCTGCGTGTTCCACAACCGGCTGCGGCTCGGGATGCGGCTCGGGACCGACCCGACGGTCATGTACGCCACGCTCCTGCGCACCGGCCGCTGGTCCAAGAACATCTCCAAGGCCGACCTGCTGGCGACCCACCCGTACAACACGTACACGACCGCCGGGCTGCCGCCCGGCCCGATCGCGAACGCGGGCGCCGCGGCCCTGCAGGCGGCGCTCGCGCCGGCCACCTGCTCCGACCTCTACTTCGTGTCGCGCAACGACGGCACCCACGTGTTCTGCCCGACGCTCGCCTGCCACAACGCGGCCGTGCGCGCGTGGCAGGTCGAGTTCTTCCGCCGCGCCCGCTGA
- the ruvX gene encoding Holliday junction resolvase RuvX, whose protein sequence is MRTLGVDLGRVRIGLAVADEILRTARAVTTVVRRGEAEDLAAIAEVARDYEVTRAVVGLPLNMDGTEGPSARLARGFAPRLEAALGVPVELFDERLSSFEAESRLRARGVSARDQRGQVDAEAAAVILQGWLDRRAP, encoded by the coding sequence ATGCGCACGCTCGGCGTCGACCTGGGGCGGGTCCGGATCGGCCTGGCCGTGGCCGACGAGATCCTGCGGACCGCCCGCGCGGTGACCACCGTGGTCCGCCGCGGCGAGGCCGAGGACCTGGCCGCCATCGCAGAGGTGGCCCGCGACTACGAGGTCACCCGCGCCGTCGTGGGGCTCCCGCTCAACATGGACGGCACCGAGGGCCCGTCGGCACGGCTGGCCCGGGGGTTCGCGCCGCGGCTGGAGGCTGCGCTCGGCGTGCCGGTCGAGCTGTTCGACGAGCGGCTCTCGTCGTTCGAGGCGGAGTCGCGCCTGCGCGCGCGCGGCGTATCGGCGCGCGACCAGCGCGGCCAGGTGGACGCCGAGGCCGCGGCCGTCATCCTGCAGGGCTGGCTGGACCGGAGGGCGCCATGA